Within Desulfurobacterium thermolithotrophum DSM 11699, the genomic segment GACTGGAAGAAAGTTCCTTGAAAGAACTTCCAGAGAAACTTAAATTTAAGCTCAGGAGGATTACAGAGCTTGTTAAGAAAAAGAATAGCTCTTGTAACAGCTTGCGGAAATAAAAAAGAAGAAACTCCACAAAAAGCGTGGAAGCTATATAAGTCTGCAAGAGTAAGACACCTTTATAGACGTTCAAAAGAACTAAATCTTCCATTTTTTATTATCAGTGCAAAGTATGGTCTTATAAGTGCTGATGAGGTTATAGAACCTTACAACGCAGTTATGACAGATGAAAAG encodes:
- a CDS encoding DUF6884 domain-containing protein, with amino-acid sequence MLRKRIALVTACGNKKEETPQKAWKLYKSARVRHLYRRSKELNLPFFIISAKYGLISADEVIEPYNAVMTDEKCEELKEKILSKLKDFDVIIYYRGGARKTYLDCISEVAKELGKELIVFGYGNMGDIGKLADILEEYGER